The region CAAAGTAAAAGATGTAGATGATGTTGTTCAGGCTGTTTAAGTATTTTAAAATCAACTAAAAATAACATTTTATTCATTTTAGTAAAAATGAAAAATTATAAGTACATGAAAAAAGCATTTATATTCGATTTGGATGGTGTGATTGTAGACACTGCCAAGTATCACTATTTAGCTTGGAAAAAATTAGCAAATCAATTAGGGTTTGAATTTACAAAAGAGCAAAACGAGCTTTTTAAAGGTGTTAGTAGAAAACGATGTTTAGAAATTTTACTAGACATTGCTAAGATTGAAGCAACACAAGAAGATTTTAATCGATGGATGATTGAAAAAAATGTAGATTATCTCAAATTTATCGAAAATATGGATGCCTCTGAAATTTTAGCAGATGTTCCAAGAGTTTTACAGTTTTTAAAAGATCATAAGATTCCGATTGGGCTAGGTTCTGCAAGTAAAAATGCAAAACCAATTTTAGAAAAAGTTGGGTTATTATCCTATTTTGATGCCATTGTAGATGGTAATAATGTAACAAAAGCAAAACCAGATCCAGAAGTTTTTCTTTTGGCAGCCAATCATTTAGGTGTTAAAGCGCAAGATTGTGTGGTTTTTGAAGATGCTGTTGCAGGTATTGAAGCTGCCAATGCAGCGAACATGACAAGTATAGGTATTGGAGATGCAAATGTGCTTTCTAAAGCACAATTTAATTTCACAGATTTCACAGAAATCAGTACCGATTTTATGAATGATTTAATATAGAATTAAAATGAATCAAGATTATATAAAGCCAGATACGTGGTCTCTTATTGAAGAAGGTTTTAACGCAGATAAAGTAAAATCTTCAGAAAGTTTATTTAGCATTGGGAATGGTGCTATGGGACAAAGAGCAAATTTTGAAGAACAATATACAGGGGATACGTTTCAAGGAAGTTATATTGCCGGAGTTTATTACCCAGATAAAACTCGCGTGGGTTGGTGGAAAAATGGCTATCCAGAATATTTTGCAAAAGTTTTAAATGCACCCAATTGGATAGGAATTAACGTTGTTATAAACGACGAAAAATTAGACTTATTTACCTGTAAAAAAGTATCAAAATTTAGAAGAGAACTCAACATGAAAGAAGGTTGGTTGTCTAGAAGTTTTGAAGCTGTTTTACAAAATGGAGTTAAAATTAAAGTGGATGCAAAACGTTTTTTAAGTTTAGAAATTGATGCGTTAGGAGCTATCGAATATCAGGTAACTCCTTTAAATTCAGACGCAAAAATTACGTATAAACCCTATTTAGATGCGGGGATTACCAATGAAGATACCAACTGGGATGACCAATTTTGGGATATTTTAAACCTTACTCAACATAAAAAGCAATCCTATATTGAAGCAAGAACCATGAAAACACATTTTTATACGTGTACTTTTATGGAGTCTCGTTTGTTTTTAAATGATGCTGTAATAGAAATAGAGGGCGCTTATCAACAAACAAAAGATTTAATTTCTTGCACGTATCAACAAGAAATCAATAAAAAAGACACGTTTACCATCCATAAATTTGGAGGTTATGTTGTTGATAGAAATCATAAAAAAGAAGAATTAGTCACAGCTGCTAAAGATATTTTAGACCAAGCGTTAAATGTTGGTTTTAAGGCATTGTTAGAAATGCAAAAGGAATCTTGGGCGCAAATCTGGAAAATGTCAGATATTACCATTGAAGGTGATGTAAAAGCGCAACAAGGAATCCGTTTTAATATTTTTCAGCTCAACCAAACCTATTTGGGTACAGACGCTTCTCTAAATATCGGTCCGAAAGGATTTACAGGGGAAAAATATGGAGGAAGCACGTATTGGGATACAGAAGCGTATTGTATTCCTTTTTATATGGCTACCAAAAATCAATCTGTAGCAAGAACTTTACTAGAGTATAGATACAATCATCTAGGTAAAGCCATTGAAAATGCCGAGAAACTTGGCTTTAAAAACGGCGCTGCCTTATACCCAATGGTAACTATGAATGGCGAAGAGTGCCATAATGAGTGGGAAATTACTTTTGAAGAAATTCATAGAAATGGAGCCATCGCTTTTGCAATATTTAACTACCATCGTTTTACAGATGATTATGCTTACATTCCTGAAAAAGGATTGGAAGTTTTAATTGGTATTGCACGTTTTTGGCAGCAAAGAGCAACATTTTCATCCGATAAAAATAAATTTATGATTTTGGGGGTTACAGGTCCCAATGAATATGAAAATAATATCAATAATAATTGGTACACAAACTATATTGCAAAGTGGTGTATTAACTATGCTTTAGAAAATATAGATCTTGTACAAGTGGATCATATTTCTGATTATCTAAGGATTAAAGAAAAAACTAATTTTACGGATAACGAGTTAAAAGATTGGAAAAAAGTTGCTGATAATATGTACTTCCCGTATTCAGAAAAACACAATATTTTCTTGCAGCAAGATGGCTTTTTAGACAAGGAATTAATTACAGTTAAAAATTTAGATGAGAGCCAAAGACCGATTAACCAAAAATGGAGTTGGGATCGTATTTTACGTTCGCCATATATAAAACAGGCAGATACTTTACAAGGTTTCTATATGTTTGAAAGTGATTTTTCTACAGAAGAATTAGAACGTCATTTCGATTTTTATGAGCCATTTACGGTTCATGAAAGTTCACTTTCTCCATGTGTGCACAGTATTCAGGCAGCAAAATTAAATAGAATGGAACAAGCTTATCAATTCTATTTAAGAACTTCTCGTTTAGATCTAGATGATTACAATCATGAGGTAGAAGAAGGTTTGCACATTACTTCTATGGCAGGAACTT is a window of Polaribacter litorisediminis DNA encoding:
- the pgmB gene encoding beta-phosphoglucomutase produces the protein MKNYKYMKKAFIFDLDGVIVDTAKYHYLAWKKLANQLGFEFTKEQNELFKGVSRKRCLEILLDIAKIEATQEDFNRWMIEKNVDYLKFIENMDASEILADVPRVLQFLKDHKIPIGLGSASKNAKPILEKVGLLSYFDAIVDGNNVTKAKPDPEVFLLAANHLGVKAQDCVVFEDAVAGIEAANAANMTSIGIGDANVLSKAQFNFTDFTEISTDFMNDLI
- a CDS encoding glycoside hydrolase family 65 protein, producing the protein MNQDYIKPDTWSLIEEGFNADKVKSSESLFSIGNGAMGQRANFEEQYTGDTFQGSYIAGVYYPDKTRVGWWKNGYPEYFAKVLNAPNWIGINVVINDEKLDLFTCKKVSKFRRELNMKEGWLSRSFEAVLQNGVKIKVDAKRFLSLEIDALGAIEYQVTPLNSDAKITYKPYLDAGITNEDTNWDDQFWDILNLTQHKKQSYIEARTMKTHFYTCTFMESRLFLNDAVIEIEGAYQQTKDLISCTYQQEINKKDTFTIHKFGGYVVDRNHKKEELVTAAKDILDQALNVGFKALLEMQKESWAQIWKMSDITIEGDVKAQQGIRFNIFQLNQTYLGTDASLNIGPKGFTGEKYGGSTYWDTEAYCIPFYMATKNQSVARTLLEYRYNHLGKAIENAEKLGFKNGAALYPMVTMNGEECHNEWEITFEEIHRNGAIAFAIFNYHRFTDDYAYIPEKGLEVLIGIARFWQQRATFSSDKNKFMILGVTGPNEYENNINNNWYTNYIAKWCINYALENIDLVQVDHISDYLRIKEKTNFTDNELKDWKKVADNMYFPYSEKHNIFLQQDGFLDKELITVKNLDESQRPINQKWSWDRILRSPYIKQADTLQGFYMFESDFSTEELERHFDFYEPFTVHESSLSPCVHSIQAAKLNRMEQAYQFYLRTSRLDLDDYNHEVEEGLHITSMAGTWMSIVEGFGGMRIVNNALSFSPKIPKEWKSYSFKVNFRHQMITINVTQKGAYFELDGKQDIRILVDGELVTVSPNKLLTV